In a single window of the Diospyros lotus cultivar Yz01 chromosome 10, ASM1463336v1, whole genome shotgun sequence genome:
- the LOC127812086 gene encoding auxin-responsive protein SAUR71-like — protein sequence MKKCCQKLFRRLSRVADSSQYSPLRSELSGQSHTRSGKFCRSKVRSEAVPAGHLPVYVGDEMERFVVSTRLLNHPVFAKLLDESAQEYGYNQQGALRIPCHADIFERLVEAFRVGDECCLQDLLLNS from the coding sequence ATGAAGAAGTGCTGCCAGAAGCTGTTCCGCCGACTTTCGCGCGTAGCGGATTCGTCGCAGTACTCTCCCTTGCGATCGGAGTTGTCGGGGCAGTCGCATACACGTTCCGGAAAGTTCTGCAGATCCAAGGTCCGATCGGAGGCAGTGCCGGCCGGTCACCTACCAGTTTACGTTGGCGATGAGATGGAGCGGTTCGTCGTGAGCACTCGGCTGTTGAATCATCCGGTGTTCGCGAAGCTGCTCGACGAGTCGGCTCAAGAGTACGGATACAACCAGCAAGGAGCGCTTCGGATTCCCTGCCATGCCGACATCTTCGAACGCCTTGTCGAAGCTTTCCGCGTCGGCGATGAGTGCTGtcttcaagatcttcttctCAATTCTTGA
- the LOC127811208 gene encoding uncharacterized protein LOC127811208 has translation MKAAQDRQKSYADRRRWDLEFDVGDHVFLRVMPMRGGHRFGVSGKLSLCYVGPFEYVADPGHVIDYNPLVVQEDMSYTELPASIVDRKEKVLRNHTIPYVKVQWQ, from the exons atgaaggcagctcaggaccGTCAGAAGAGTTACGCAGATAGACGACGCtgggatttggagtttgatgtgggtgatcatgtGTTTCTTCGAGTCATGCCGATGAGGGGTGGTCATCGctttggagtatctggcaagttgagtctTTGTTATGTGGGACCGTTCGAG TATGTGGCGGATCCCGGGCATGTTATTGACTATAACCCgctcgtggtgcaagaggacATGTCATACACCGAGTTGCCTGCCAGTATCGTGGATCGGAAAGAGAAAGTGCTCCGCAACCACACGATTCCCTATGTAAAGGTCCAGTGGCAGTGA